The sequence CGCTGTTGGACGAGGCCTACTGGGTCAACGAGACCACCTTCTGGTCCCCGTCCTCCCAGGATCGCGGGGGCATCACCCGCACCGGCCAGATCCAGGACGTCGCGGATGGGCTCAGCGAGTACCCGCACGTGATCGTCAACCAGGCCCGTATGCAGGAGATGCTCCTGGCCAAGGCGTCGAAGTCCGCTTCCCGGCTGGAGGTCGATTACGGATTCAAGGCCCTCGGTGTGGACATCCCGGAGGATCCCGAGGCGCGGGTGACCGTCACCCTGGAGGTGACCGACCAGGACGGCAAGGGCACCGGAACCACCCGCACCGTTCGGGCCCGCTACGTGGTGGGATGCGACGGTGCCCGTTCGGTCATCCGCACCTCGATCGGACGGTCCCTGCACGGCGACGCCCAGAACCACGCCTGGGGCGTCATGGACATCCTCCCGGTCACCGACTTCCCGGACGTCCGCAAGAAGGCCGTCATGCAGTCCGCGTCCGGCTCCCTGCTCCAGATCCCGCGCGAGGGCGGAAACCTGGTGCGCTACTACGTGGACCTCGGCGACCTTCCCGAGGGTGACCGCAGCGTCCGCGAGCGCACCACCTTCGAGGACATCCTCGCTGCCGCCCAGAGGGCACTGCACCCATACACGCTGGACGCCAAGGACGTGGCCTGGTGGAGCGTGTACGAGGTCGGTCAGCGGGTGACGGACGGGTTCGATGATGTGCCGGCAGAACGCGTCGGAGCCCTGGACCCACGGGTGTTCATCGCCGGGGACGCCTGTCACACGCACTCCGCCAAAGCGGGCCAGGGCATGAACGTGTCCATGCAGGACACGTACAACCTGGGCTGGAAGCTGGCCGCCGTGCTGCAGGGCCGTTCACCGAAGTCGTTGCTGGCCACCTACTCCGGTGAGCGTCAGAAGATCGCCCGGGAACTCATCGACTTCGACAAGCGCTGGTCCAAGATGATCGGTTCCAAGGTCTCCGACCCGAACGACCCGGAGTCCGGTGGCGTAGCCGCGAACGATGTCGAGGCCCACTTCGTGGCCGGCGGGAAGTTCACCGCGGGGCTGTCCACGGTGTATGAGCGCTCCCTCCTGACGGGGGGAACGGAGTATCAGGGTCTGGCCGCCGGGTTCGAGGTCGGGACCCGGTTCCACTCGGCTCCGGTCGTCCGCGTGGCGGATGCGAAACCGGAGCAGCTGGGCCACGTGCACGAGGCGGACGGCCGCTGGCGCCTGTACGCCTTCGGAGACACCGCGGCCGTCGGGTCCCAGGCCTCGGCCCTCAGCGCCCTGCTGGAGTTCCTGGAAACCTCCGAGCAGTCCCCGGTCCGCCGGTTCACCCCGTCCGGGGCCCCGGACGATGCCGTGTTCGATGTCCGGGCGATCCTCCAGCAGGAGCACCATTCCGTGGACCTGAACGCCCTGCCGCCCATCCTCCTCCCGGCCAAGGGCAAGTTCGGCCTGCGCGACTACGAGAAGGTCTTCTCCGCGGAGAAGACCAATGGTCACCTGCTCGGCACGGTGCCCGGCCTCCAGGCCACCCAGGACATCTACGACCTGCGGGGCATCGACCGTGAGCGGGGCGCCCTCGTGGTCGTCCGCCCGGACCAGTACGTGGCACAGGTCCTCCCGCTAGGAGCCCATACCGAGCTGGCGGACTTCTTTGCCGCGTTCATGATCGATCAGGGCCTCGAGCGGGGCTGAGCCTGACGGGGCGAGCCCGGGTGGACCTCCCGGTGGACAGGGGTTCTCAGTCCACCGGGTCCATCCCGGCCACGTAGGCCGCCTGGCCCACGTGCTGCAGGGCGTCGGCATAGACGCTGACCAGGCGCACCGCACGAGTGACCGGTGGGTCCCAGTGCCGGTCGATCACTTCGGCGAGGTCCGTCTCGGACAGGGTCCCGAGGTAGTCCAGGGACTGTTCGGTCACGGCCTCCAGGTACTCCCTCAGCACGTGCTTGTCCTGCACGACGACGGCCCGCGCCGTGTCCTCCGACTGGCCGTATCCGTGTTCTTGGGCCGGCACGTTCGGGCCGAATCGATCGGCCCATCCCTGGGCGGTCCACAGCTGTTCCTGCCCGCCCAAGTCGGCGAGCTGGGCGTCGATCTCACGGCCAGAGTGCCACAGCAGCCAGGCAATGGAGTTGGGGTGGCCGCCCGGGTGGGCGTTCACGTTGGAGGGGCCGATGCGGTCCCAGACCAGGTCCAGCTCATCGAGGGGGCGGCGGGCAAGTTCCTGTAACACGGCGATCGAGTTCATGGCCCCAGTGTGCACCCTTCGCCCGCGCCCTCTCCACCGTCCCAGTCAGCGGGCATCACCGCATCGGGGGACGGCCCAGCTGGTGTACTTTCGTGGCCTCGTGGGTACCGTGTCCCCATGAGTATCGACATACCCTCCGCTGAAGACTTCGCCGAACTCACGCAACACCGCCATCCCGCGAGCGTGACCGTGTATGTTGCCCCGTCCGGTTCGAGCGAGCGTCGATCGCCGATCGGCCGGAATCCAGAAGCAGCGCAGTTGTCCCTGCGCACGGCCGTGGGTGAGGGCGTCGCCCAGCTGGCTGCCGCCCAGGTCCCCGCCGAGGACCTGGACCGGATCACTGACGCCGTGGACCAGCTCGTGGACGACCGGGACTTCTGGTCCACCCAGGCCCGCTCCCTTGCCGTCTTCGTCTCACCGCAAGGGTTGCGGGCGTTCCGGCTCATGAACAACCTCCGCACCCATTCGGGTGTCGGCGACCGTTTCGACGCGGGGCCGTTGATCCGGGCGACCACCTTCGCTCACAGTGGGTTCGTGCTCGCTTTGACGAAGGGCTCGGTCCGCCTGCTGGTGCTGGAGTCGGACGCCTCCTGCCATGAAGTGGAACTGACCGGGCTGCCCGAGGACCTCGGCCTGGAGTTGCAGACGGCGGACAACGAGGGCCGGATGGACCGCCAGCGCGCGGACGGCGCCCTGCGGCCCAAGATCCAGCGCCGCGACTACTGCTCCACCGTGCAGGAGGCGGTTCTGCGCCAGATCAACGGCTCGAACCACCCGCTGGTGCTGGCGGCCAGCTCCGATCTCGAACCGGCCTACCGGGAGATCAACACCTACCGGCGCCTGGTCGACGAGGGCATCACGGCCAATCCGGCCTCCCTGAGTCTGGACGACCTCGCCCGCCGGGGACGCGAGGTCCTGGACCGCAACTATGCCGCCCAACTCGCCGACTGGAGGGAACAGTTCGGCACCCTCCGCGCCCATGGCCGGGCCAGTGCGAAGCTCCGCGAGATCGCCAAGGCCGCCACGGCCGGCCGGGTGGACGTCCTCCTGTTCGACCTCACGGCGGAACGCGAGGGCACGATCGATGAGTACGGCAACGTCACCCCCGCCGACGAGCCGAGCGCTCACACCTATGGACTGGCGGACGAGGTCGCGGCCCGCGTCCTGCGCACCGGCGGCACGGTCAGGGCGGTCCGCGGGGCGGATCTTCCCGACGGCGCCCGGATCGCCGCCACGTTCCGTTCGGCCTCCTGAGGACACGGGACCCGACGGTCCCCCAGCGCGTGGCGAGGCTCAGGTACTGTCCATCAAGCCGGCGTCGCGGGCCACGAGTGCTGCCTGAGTGCGCGACTGGACACCGAGCTTGGCCAGTACCCGGGAGACGTGGGTCTTCGCCGTGGCCTCGGAGATGCCCAGCTCGCGCGCCAGCTGACTGTTCGAGGCGCCCGCCCCCAGCTGGGTGAGGACATCGCGTTCCCGCACCGTGAGGCGTTCCAGCTGCGCAGTAGTCTGGCCATCCTCGGCCGGCCTGTTCCGGGCGCTGGCCGTGGCGAGTTCCCGGAACACGCGCCGGGTCACCTCCGGGGCCACCACCCCCTCCCCGGCGGCCACCCGGCGCACGGCGGCCACCAGTTCCGCGGCCTCGGCCGTCTTCAAGAGGAATCCTGCCGCGCCAGCACGGATCGCCGACAGGACGACCTCGTCCTCGTCGAAGGTCGTCAGGACCAGTACGGCGGCGGTGCCCTCGGAGACGATCTCCCGGGTGGCGGCCACGCCGTCCACCACCGGCATCCGGACATCCATCAGCACCACGTCCGGGCGCAGGGCCCGGACATTGACGACTGCCGCCGCACCATCGGAGGCCTCCCCCACCACCTCGATCCCCTCGGCCCGTTCGAGGAGGGCCTTCAGGCCGGAGCGCACAGTACCGTGGTCATCGGCCAGCACCACCCTGATGCTCATGCCGCGGGCTCCGAGGATTCCGCCGAATCCACGGGCACCTCGGCGCGGATCCGCCATCGGCCGTCGGCCCGCGTGATCTGCACCGTTCCGCCCACGGCCCCCAGCCGCTCACGCATGGAAGACAGGCCGATGCCGGGACCGGCATCACCGGTGGCCGATGGCTCGACGGGAAGAGCCGGCGTCGGGTTCTCGATGTCCAGGCGGACCATTGTGGGGAGGCCGGACAGGCGCAACCGGACGGCGCCGGTCCCATGTTTGGCGGCATTGGCGAGGCCTTCTTGGGCGAACCGCAGCAGCGCTTGGCCCACGTCGGGTCCGACCTCGACCGACTGCAGCTCGGCGGACACCTCCACCCCGGCGGCCTCGGTGCGTTCGAGCAAGCCGGGAAGGGCGTCCAGCCCGTCCCGCACCTGCAGGTCCAATGGTTCGCCGGGTTGGTGCAGCAATCCGATCATGGTGCGCATCTCGTCCAGGGCCGCCAGCGATGCACTCCGGGTGTGCTGCAGGGCGCGGCGGTCCAGCTCGGCATCCGGTGCACCGGACAGGGCTGCCGCCGAGTGCAGGGCGATGCCGGACAGGTGCGCGGACACGGTGTCGTGGAGTTCACGGGCCATGGCCGTGCGTTCGCGGAGGACCGCCTCGGCCCGGTCCCGTTCCGCCTCGCGCCGTGCGGCCTCGGCCCGTTCGCGTTCCCAGAGGGTGGCGGCACTGGCGCGGGCCGCCCGGTCGTCGCCATTGCGCACCTCGGCACCCCACCAGAACGGGATGGCGACGCCCGTGGTCAGGGTCAAGGCCACGGGCAGGGCATAGTCCTCGCTGTGCGGGAGGGCCGCCACCACGGCCCAGAGGGCGACGACTGCCATCCCGGTCAGCCCGATGGACCACCGGCGCTGGTGTGGTTCAGCGCGCCTGGCCAGGGTGTACGCGGTGTCCGCCCACGCGAGGAAGACCCCCACGTGCAGCCCCAGTGCCGCATCCGCGACGGCGGCCGCGGAGGCCAGGGCGAAGCCGGCCATCACGTGCCGGCGTTGGAGGACAATCGCCACGCAGGCCACCACCAGGGGCAGCATGTGCCACCCCTCGGATCCAGTCCAGGCCACGACGAGCGGCGGCGCCATGCCCCAGGTGGAACCGGATGCCAACAGGGCCAGCCCGACGGCGAGGTACACCAGAGGCGAGAGGGCGGCCAGTCGGGATCGGTTCACGGTCTCCATGCTAGACATCGCCGAGTGGGGACGAGTCATCCGAAAGGGGTACCTCCCCGATCAGTCCTTTGGCGGACGACAGCCCGGGCCGGCGCGGGAAGGCTGGACAGCATGGACTTCCTCGACGCACTCGCCGGCGGACCGCTGTTCGCCATCCTTGCCGTTCTCGCCCTGGTGGACAGCACCAGCTTCGGCACCCTGGCCATCCCCGTGTGGCTCCTGATGGCTCCGGGCAAGGTCAGGGTCGGACGGATGCTGCTCTACCTGGGGACGATCACCCTGTTCTACTTCGTCGTCGGACTCGCCGTGCTCCTGGGTGCGGGGTGGATCGTGGAGAACCTGGGACAACTGATGGAATCCAGGCTCGCCATGGCGTTCGGGATGATCCTGGGGGTGGG comes from Citricoccus muralis and encodes:
- a CDS encoding FAD-dependent monooxygenase; the protein is MQYHLDGYRYGDPTIEPAAPGRDEGQGPLPEEVDVLIVGTGPAGTVLAAQLAEFPEITTRVVERRQGPLPVGQADGVSCRTVEMFDAFGLATALLDEAYWVNETTFWSPSSQDRGGITRTGQIQDVADGLSEYPHVIVNQARMQEMLLAKASKSASRLEVDYGFKALGVDIPEDPEARVTVTLEVTDQDGKGTGTTRTVRARYVVGCDGARSVIRTSIGRSLHGDAQNHAWGVMDILPVTDFPDVRKKAVMQSASGSLLQIPREGGNLVRYYVDLGDLPEGDRSVRERTTFEDILAAAQRALHPYTLDAKDVAWWSVYEVGQRVTDGFDDVPAERVGALDPRVFIAGDACHTHSAKAGQGMNVSMQDTYNLGWKLAAVLQGRSPKSLLATYSGERQKIARELIDFDKRWSKMIGSKVSDPNDPESGGVAANDVEAHFVAGGKFTAGLSTVYERSLLTGGTEYQGLAAGFEVGTRFHSAPVVRVADAKPEQLGHVHEADGRWRLYAFGDTAAVGSQASALSALLEFLETSEQSPVRRFTPSGAPDDAVFDVRAILQQEHHSVDLNALPPILLPAKGKFGLRDYEKVFSAEKTNGHLLGTVPGLQATQDIYDLRGIDRERGALVVVRPDQYVAQVLPLGAHTELADFFAAFMIDQGLERG
- a CDS encoding mycothiol transferase, with the translated sequence MNSIAVLQELARRPLDELDLVWDRIGPSNVNAHPGGHPNSIAWLLWHSGREIDAQLADLGGQEQLWTAQGWADRFGPNVPAQEHGYGQSEDTARAVVVQDKHVLREYLEAVTEQSLDYLGTLSETDLAEVIDRHWDPPVTRAVRLVSVYADALQHVGQAAYVAGMDPVD
- a CDS encoding response regulator — translated: MSIRVVLADDHGTVRSGLKALLERAEGIEVVGEASDGAAAVVNVRALRPDVVLMDVRMPVVDGVAATREIVSEGTAAVLVLTTFDEDEVVLSAIRAGAAGFLLKTAEAAELVAAVRRVAAGEGVVAPEVTRRVFRELATASARNRPAEDGQTTAQLERLTVRERDVLTQLGAGASNSQLARELGISEATAKTHVSRVLAKLGVQSRTQAALVARDAGLMDST
- a CDS encoding sensor histidine kinase; the protein is MNRSRLAALSPLVYLAVGLALLASGSTWGMAPPLVVAWTGSEGWHMLPLVVACVAIVLQRRHVMAGFALASAAAVADAALGLHVGVFLAWADTAYTLARRAEPHQRRWSIGLTGMAVVALWAVVAALPHSEDYALPVALTLTTGVAIPFWWGAEVRNGDDRAARASAATLWERERAEAARREAERDRAEAVLRERTAMARELHDTVSAHLSGIALHSAAALSGAPDAELDRRALQHTRSASLAALDEMRTMIGLLHQPGEPLDLQVRDGLDALPGLLERTEAAGVEVSAELQSVEVGPDVGQALLRFAQEGLANAAKHGTGAVRLRLSGLPTMVRLDIENPTPALPVEPSATGDAGPGIGLSSMRERLGAVGGTVQITRADGRWRIRAEVPVDSAESSEPAA